The Verrucomicrobiota bacterium genome has a window encoding:
- a CDS encoding TonB-dependent receptor — MKTVYSQLLCGIVLVTIIMPFIAPVFAQNESEKVYELDPFTVMTDAGNVGYQPTRTNVLTRTNRTIIELPQTVEIVTQEFLQDTSARLMDEAFVYVSNVQVRNSSAGTGPNNILIRGFANGSSFTEGIETGTYRRDMHGYERMEIIKGPASAVQGRGTESGFINFVLKKPIPGAEINDVSFGYNSGKNGKTGVRFTIDKNLTLSEEKGLYGRVAAVYDNHDHFFDFAEFKTAAIYPSLRWVISDNTELFVLGEFMDVDAPARAPGHGFAWIPALYRREIPLIGDPTDPITALNLPENFNIGGPQRGTHDTLASGIFIATHKFNDAIQYRQSASLLKSTSDQDWWDAESNIPAPIGNIPAAFKAIPEVAFDTSGVYIPVQHGSGMDTHYRTNLQGDLNMTYGEGFANFATLVGYAWEERNSKDINLSSRIPTRYSFINLKDPERAWDGRHVEATSASQSRNRESFYEEFGYYIQQDVNLFDDRLLLTGGYREDTGESYSKNYLNGTQSTKTKNTVDSWRAAATFMFTDNFSVYGIKSTQNDPSRTSIVWSDLPAGDPRLLEMITLSPSTELTEFGFKSFVMDQRVTLTLSYYEIITTGRSGNDRVDTTSQAPDTLGQPVFSALRRFVTNGDKGSGIEFSANGKITNKLDVNFAYGTLDTSQPITGGSRPIRHSPDYNGSLFVKYNLHDADNRGWTLRGGVSVIGPFMQQVGGGLGDAGRIQMDGSQHRFDFGAAYQVNDNLSFDIMLKNATNEPYIVTRTNRPRDIRFTVRSSF, encoded by the coding sequence ATGAAAACTGTGTATTCTCAATTACTGTGTGGCATCGTGCTTGTTACGATTATTATGCCATTCATTGCCCCCGTATTTGCCCAAAATGAAAGTGAAAAGGTCTACGAACTTGATCCTTTTACCGTCATGACGGATGCAGGTAACGTCGGCTATCAGCCAACAAGAACAAATGTCCTTACACGTACCAACCGGACTATTATTGAACTTCCTCAGACAGTGGAAATCGTGACCCAAGAGTTTTTGCAGGATACATCAGCGCGTCTTATGGATGAGGCGTTCGTCTATGTGTCAAATGTGCAAGTGCGAAACAGTTCTGCTGGTACGGGACCCAACAATATCCTCATTCGTGGCTTCGCTAACGGCTCATCCTTTACCGAAGGAATTGAGACTGGTACATATCGCAGGGATATGCATGGCTACGAAAGAATGGAAATCATTAAGGGTCCGGCGTCCGCAGTGCAGGGTAGAGGTACTGAATCCGGTTTTATCAATTTTGTCCTCAAAAAACCCATTCCGGGTGCGGAAATAAATGATGTATCCTTTGGCTACAATTCCGGAAAGAATGGTAAGACCGGCGTTCGATTCACCATAGACAAGAATTTAACTCTAAGTGAGGAAAAAGGACTCTATGGCCGCGTTGCAGCTGTCTATGACAATCATGATCATTTTTTTGATTTTGCTGAATTTAAAACGGCTGCTATTTACCCCTCGTTGCGTTGGGTTATTTCAGACAACACCGAGCTTTTTGTTCTTGGTGAGTTCATGGATGTCGATGCACCAGCTCGGGCACCTGGTCACGGATTTGCATGGATTCCAGCACTTTATCGCCGGGAAATCCCCCTCATTGGTGACCCTACTGATCCGATTACCGCTTTAAACCTTCCGGAAAATTTCAATATTGGTGGACCGCAAAGAGGTACCCACGATACCCTGGCTTCAGGCATTTTTATCGCCACCCACAAATTTAACGACGCGATTCAATACCGGCAGTCAGCCAGTTTGCTGAAGTCGACCTCTGATCAAGACTGGTGGGATGCGGAGAGTAATATACCGGCACCCATCGGGAACATACCAGCTGCATTCAAAGCAATTCCGGAAGTGGCTTTTGATACCAGCGGCGTTTATATACCTGTACAACATGGATCTGGAATGGACACGCATTACAGAACCAACCTTCAGGGAGATCTGAACATGACCTATGGCGAAGGTTTTGCTAATTTTGCCACCTTGGTTGGGTATGCCTGGGAGGAGCGGAATTCGAAAGACATAAACCTTTCCAGCCGGATTCCGACTCGATATTCCTTTATTAATTTAAAAGATCCGGAAAGAGCCTGGGATGGACGGCATGTTGAGGCCACATCCGCCAGTCAGTCTCGCAATCGCGAATCTTTCTACGAGGAATTCGGTTACTATATTCAGCAGGATGTGAATCTGTTTGATGACAGGCTTTTGCTCACCGGAGGTTATAGAGAAGATACCGGCGAGTCATACAGTAAAAACTATTTAAATGGTACGCAATCGACAAAAACCAAGAATACGGTTGATTCCTGGCGGGCAGCGGCTACTTTTATGTTTACCGATAACTTTTCCGTGTATGGCATTAAGAGTACTCAAAACGATCCAAGCCGTACGAGTATAGTTTGGAGCGACTTACCTGCCGGCGATCCTCGCTTGCTAGAGATGATTACTCTTTCTCCATCGACGGAGTTAACGGAGTTTGGTTTTAAAAGTTTTGTAATGGATCAGCGTGTTACTTTAACCCTCTCTTATTATGAGATCATCACAACGGGGCGTTCAGGCAATGACCGTGTGGATACCACTTCTCAAGCTCCAGATACATTAGGACAACCGGTGTTTTCAGCATTGAGGAGATTTGTGACCAACGGAGATAAAGGTTCGGGTATTGAATTTTCTGCAAACGGGAAAATCACGAACAAGTTGGATGTTAATTTTGCTTATGGAACCTTGGATACTTCCCAGCCTATTACGGGAGGAAGCAGGCCCATACGCCACAGCCCGGATTATAATGGCAGTCTGTTTGTAAAATATAATTTGCACGATGCTGACAACCGCGGTTGGACTTTGCGGGGCGGTGTCAGTGTTATTGGGCCATTTATGCAGCAGGTAGGTGGAGGTCTT
- a CDS encoding LacI family DNA-binding transcriptional regulator codes for MPKTKKSVTLKDIASKAGVSPGAVSFVLNNTHKKRRISKPTVDRVLKIARELGYVPNIAARNLRTVGPNNNTLVLAIVTSSQSPLHLVSHIFEGLQRCIRNQESNRHYVINIVTFEPGHMQNTPGFLDGTFFNAAIITNTQQADDEFLSQTELPYPSVVIGRTIPGYSCFVPSLNAGKVAADALIESGVKHPALLCEKMLTQATENRVHQFTETIETALNKKPLVIQSILQDEDSAYKAVLKALETGNKFDGLFAVHDSLATGAYLALKDKGILIPKGVKVVGIGDSEIAPFLDPPLSCAGAEESSVYEKAAALMLELINNPALEPKVLQTRARYIKRGSV; via the coding sequence ATGCCCAAAACTAAAAAATCTGTCACCCTAAAAGATATTGCTTCCAAAGCTGGAGTTTCTCCGGGTGCGGTTTCCTTTGTGCTGAATAACACCCACAAGAAACGCAGAATATCCAAACCAACCGTGGATCGCGTTCTCAAGATTGCCAGAGAGTTGGGTTACGTTCCGAATATAGCCGCTCGAAATTTAAGAACCGTGGGACCCAATAATAATACCCTGGTTCTTGCGATTGTGACTTCATCTCAAAGTCCCCTCCACCTGGTGAGCCATATTTTTGAAGGCCTTCAACGCTGCATACGGAACCAGGAGTCTAATAGACACTATGTCATCAATATCGTCACCTTTGAACCAGGTCACATGCAGAATACGCCTGGATTCCTCGACGGAACGTTCTTCAATGCGGCCATCATTACAAACACCCAACAGGCGGATGATGAATTTCTATCCCAAACGGAGCTGCCCTACCCTTCGGTGGTTATTGGAAGAACAATACCAGGCTACTCCTGCTTTGTCCCTTCTTTAAATGCCGGCAAAGTTGCAGCCGATGCATTGATCGAATCAGGAGTAAAACATCCGGCTTTGCTCTGTGAGAAAATGCTGACTCAAGCCACAGAAAACCGTGTGCACCAATTCACAGAAACCATAGAAACGGCTCTAAATAAAAAACCACTGGTCATACAAAGCATCCTGCAAGATGAAGATTCCGCATACAAGGCCGTGCTAAAAGCACTGGAAACAGGTAATAAGTTTGATGGTTTATTTGCCGTCCATGATAGCTTGGCAACGGGTGCCTACTTGGCCTTAAAAGATAAAGGAATACTAATTCCCAAAGGAGTCAAAGTTGTGGGCATAGGTGATAGTGAAATCGCTCCCTTTCTTGATCCTCCTTTAAGTTGTGCCGGGGCGGAAGAAAGCAGCGTATACGAAAAAGCGGCGGCCCTTATGCTGGAACTCATCAATAACCCAGCTTTGGAACCGAAAGTACTTCAAACCAGGGCTCGGTACATTAAGCGGGGATCTGTTTAA